AAAAGACGGGATTTTCCAGATTCTGTAATCAGAATTTAGATGCCCAACACAGTGTATAAAGAACTATAGTTGAAGTTTGGAATAGATCATTGAAGATCCTTCAGATCTACAAAGAATATTTCTACTGTGTGATATGTTTTTCGTGTTGGTTTagcaaaataaaaataccGCTCCAAATTGTTTTTACTACTCCAAACAGGTTTGTTGATCTTAAAGACGTTGAAATGTACGTGACGCTAAAAGATACTTGAACGTTGTTATGTAAGTACTTTGGAGGAGCTTGCCAGCACCAAATCATGGCAATTTGTTACAGATTCGCCAACAACCAgaccttttttttgttgcttAGCCACGCTCGCATCTGGTAAATTCACGGTggagcaaaaaaaaaaaaaaaaaaaaaagaaagaaaacaagCTCAACCCCACACAAGGATCTCAACATGATAAGCCTGATACTCCTAGAAAGTAATGTCTACAAGAATTgtataaaatattttccaTTATTCAGTTACTGTACCAAACTATACTACATTATTTAAAGCACATCATTTATAGCTTAGCTGGAACAGGTCCAAAGTCTTTGAAAAGAGATTCAATAGACACTGCCTTCAACAAATTACCTTTAACTTTCAACCTTCCAGACATAAACAATTTCTGACCATTGGCTTTACCATCTGCCAATTTCATGAAATCGGCATCTTTTAAAATAAGTTGAACATCACCCTTTGGTGGTGTTGTTTCGGACTCTGCTTTAACAACACTACCTTTGTTTTTAAAGTCCAATACCCATGtctgttgtttgttgtctttgtttttgatgGTTACAACAAGAATAGCTTTAACAGTACCGACTGCAATTTCTCGAATCATCTGTTCTTTCAAACATTCTTGCAAGTACTCAAAATATGCTGAGGCTTGAAATCCTGGAGCAGCAACGGTTTGTGACATTATGTTTCAATATTAGTATagaatttttttgggtGCGAGATAAAAAGTAGACTCTGGTATGGAGGCATTCGTGCTGTTTATGAACAAACTTTGCCATCCTATTTATATTTCCTCTCCATAATACGATTTCCTATTGTAGATTGGCATATTGAAAGGTGGGGTAAACTCAATTGAAGCATATTAAACGGAGTTGTATACTTAAAAGGCTGTTAAATTTTCACatgaatattttgatttgttctataatattgattaagCTTTGGTTGTCCTGTTTCTCCTCctcgtttttttttaaagaaagatCTGCAAAAGGTGGAGTAATTGCTCCACTTCACATTACTTATCCCACATTATCTTTAAAAGTCTAAAGCCTGGGATTTTAAAGCCCGCTTCAGTGTCTTGATGTACCTTGAAGCATTCCAAAGAAGCTCGATATTTggaaccaaaaaaaaaaaaaaaaaaagaggcACGCTGGGAACTCaaaatacatatatatCCGTCACAGTGAATATCCCAACACCAGAAACACAGAAGAAGTCCAATTCTACAAACTCCGCGACATTCATTTTTGTGGTCAATTTCTAAGTAGGATCAGATTAAGTCCTATAATTCTAAAACAACCTGTCATTCCATTGGACagatttcaatatttaattatgCTTGCAACAAGCAACTAAGctatttcaatttgttacTTTTCATTGCTGCTTTCACCTCACAGTTGTAAAATTCTAGTCTTGATTGTGTTCTTCCAGAAACTCACACACAGTTTAAACGGCAATCTTGATTTTAAAACCTAATAGAAAACAAGTTGTATGTTTCCAACTACCTTTCTGCTCGGAGCTccaacaaatataaatgaaaCAGACCAGTAtctctttgtttttgtgtTTTCGACGAACTTATTATCAGGGGTTCATCTACACACACTTCTATTTGAGTTGCTAAATAAGTTTTGTGAGTCTGTGTGTGATACTTGTGTTCTGGTTAATTTATCCTGCACAAAACAATTCTGGTGTTTCCACGACAATTTCCACCCCGCCTTAGACATACAATTTGTCCGAGActataatttcaaaaaacaAAGCCATATAGATCTACCAATTATGAGGATCCCTTATTAATACAAACCAGCATATGATATATTTGTCTTCTCGTATGAGTATGCACAAGTCCTCAGGAAAGAAGGTTTTGTTTCTTCTACGTCTTTATTCAACGAATAGTTCTCAGTGATTTGCAAGCAAGCAAGCAAAACGTTTATAGCCTTATCTTTATTAGggttgctttttttttttttttcttgaacaGTTCCGTTAATCCTTCTATTTGCAGGCTTCGGTGAGACGTTTCAGtacatttcttttttcctTGTCTCTTCTCACACagtactttttttttttctgttcGTTCCCATTGGTAtaatgtgtgtgtgtgtttgCAATCCCGCACataatttagaaaattttCACACGttcttcaaatcaataatataagAAAACTAACAAATCCTGTCAATCTTATTTTCGTGCTTGCCTTTTtgctttcttctttctctgtgtttttgtttattattatttccttttatttcttcttgctCATAAGAAACCAAATGTCGATAAGCAAAAATATTTACGAACTAGCCGTGATAGCCAGCTCATTTGGTAAAATCCTCGAGGGATCTACTAGAATTGCACAACATGAAGCCTACCAATGGTACAAGAATAGTTTTGTCTCTAAAACCATACGAGACTCATGTGATAATTCTCAACCCATGTACGAAGAGATGCAAAATATTTCCACTACTATAAGAAACCAAGTCCCCATTAGTATAAATCAAAAGGAAAACCCATTCCAAAGCCAATCTCAAAAACGTAGTTACTCGACAAAGTCCTACTCACCTGGTGACGAAGTTGAATTGGAAACTGAAAGCACGAGTTCTACCACTGTTCCAGAAATAAAACCAAAGTTAAAGAAAACTTTTGAAATGTCCCAGAGTGAAGTTCCAAGCAGCAGATTGGCTCGTATTTTCCATTATGGTTCCTTGGCTGCCGGTATCGGATTAAATGCTGCCACCCAGGGACTTAAGCACTATGCATCAGGAAACTCAGAACCGATCACCATGAAGTCATTGGTGTTATCTCCACAAAATATCGAAAGAATGGCCAGAAAGTTTTCTAAAATGAGAGGCGCTGCATTGAAACTTGGCCAAATGCTTTCGTTCCAGGATGCATCCATTTTGCCAAaagaaattcaacaaattttgttACGGGTCCAGAATTCAGCTCATTACATGCCACCAGGTCAATTGGAAAGAGTCATGTCTAAAGAATTGGGATTGAATTGGCGTGAACGTTTATTCGCTTCTTTTGACGATGTGCCAATTGCAGCTGCATCCATTGGTCAAGTGCATACTGCAGTTGCAGAAGATTTGACCCCGGTTGTTGTCAAAGTTCAATACCCTGGTGTTGTGGACTCGATTGATTCTGACTTGAACAATATCTTGATGCTATTAACTGCATCTTCATTGTTACCACCAGGTTTGTTTTTGGATAAAACCATTGCTAATGCCAGAGTTGAATTGAAATGGGAATGTGATTATATCAGAGAAGCACG
This is a stretch of genomic DNA from Candida dubliniensis CD36 chromosome 1, complete sequence. It encodes these proteins:
- a CDS encoding lipid-transfer protein, putative (Similar to Candida maltosa POX18), whose product is MSQTVAAPGFQASAYFEYLQECLKEQMIREIAVGTVKAILVVTIKNKDNKQQTWVLDFKNKGSVVKAESETTPPKGDVQLILKDADFMKLADGKANGQKLFMSGRLKVKGNLLKAVSIESLFKDFGPVPAKL
- a CDS encoding mitochondrial chaperonin, required for ubiquinone (coenzyme Q) biosynthesis and for respiratory growth, putative (Similar to C. albicans ABC1) encodes the protein MSISKNIYELAVIASSFGKILEGSTRIAQHEAYQWYKNSFVSKTIRDSCDNSQPMYEEMQNISTTIRNQVPISINQKENPFQSQSQKRSYSTKSYSPGDEVELETESTSSTTVPEIKPKLKKTFEMSQSEVPSSRLARIFHYGSLAAGIGLNAATQGLKHYASGNSEPITMKSLVLSPQNIERMARKFSKMRGAALKLGQMLSFQDASILPKEIQQILLRVQNSAHYMPPGQLERVMSKELGLNWRERLFASFDDVPIAAASIGQVHTAVAEDLTPVVVKVQYPGVVDSIDSDLNNILMLLTASSLLPPGLFLDKTIANARVELKWECDYIREARNLVRMREFLKDDDVFAVPRVFHQLCGEHVLTMERMRGVEIVKGDWDQSTKDWIATNIMRLCLLEIKEFKFMQTDPNWANFLYNEKTHKIELLDFGAARDFGDHFIDNYVKVLRAAVKKDRKRVEEISKDLGYLTGLESQQMVKAHVDSVMCLGEAFSPVDNNGEPFNFKKQTISDRVRGNVGLMLNERLTPPPEETYSLHRKLSGVFLLCARLNATVPCEDLFREIIGYED